From the Pectobacterium carotovorum genome, one window contains:
- the plsX gene encoding phosphate acyltransferase PlsX, giving the protein MTRLTLALDAMGGDFGPCVTVPAALQALASNPALNLLLVGDPAAITPLLAKVDSDLLSRLEVVPAESVIASDARPSQAIRASRGTSMRIALELIKDGRAQACVSAGNTGALMGLAKLLIKPLDGIERPALVSVLPHQQHGKTVVLDLGANVDCDSTMLVQFAVMGSVMAEEVLELKNPRVALLNIGEEESKGLSTIREAAAQLKEAPSINYIGYLEGNDLLTGKTDVMVCDGFVGNVTLKTVEGVVRMFLSLLKSPASGSGQKQKRSWWLKWLGRLLQKRLSKRFGHLNPDQYNGACLLGLRGTVIKSHGAANQRAFAVAIEQAMQTVRRQLPDRIAARLEAVLPKSD; this is encoded by the coding sequence TTGACACGCCTAACTCTGGCGTTAGATGCGATGGGCGGGGATTTTGGTCCCTGCGTAACAGTGCCTGCTGCATTGCAGGCACTGGCTTCTAATCCAGCTCTCAATTTGTTATTAGTCGGCGATCCTGCTGCGATTACACCATTACTTGCCAAAGTCGATTCTGATTTACTTTCCCGCTTAGAAGTTGTTCCGGCGGAGTCGGTTATTGCTAGTGATGCGAGGCCGTCGCAGGCTATTCGTGCGAGCCGTGGTACCTCAATGCGTATAGCACTTGAGTTGATTAAAGACGGCAGGGCACAGGCCTGTGTGAGCGCAGGCAACACGGGTGCGCTTATGGGGCTGGCTAAGCTCCTGATTAAGCCACTTGACGGTATTGAACGACCTGCATTGGTATCGGTTTTACCTCACCAGCAGCACGGAAAGACAGTCGTGTTGGATCTGGGGGCGAACGTTGATTGCGATAGCACGATGCTGGTTCAATTTGCCGTGATGGGGTCAGTGATGGCAGAAGAAGTGCTGGAACTGAAGAACCCTCGGGTCGCGTTGTTGAATATTGGTGAAGAAGAAAGCAAAGGGCTGAGCACTATCCGTGAAGCAGCGGCACAGCTAAAAGAGGCACCATCAATAAATTATATCGGTTATCTGGAAGGCAACGATTTGCTGACTGGGAAAACGGATGTGATGGTCTGTGACGGCTTTGTGGGTAATGTCACACTGAAAACGGTGGAAGGCGTGGTAAGGATGTTCCTGTCACTGCTGAAATCGCCAGCCTCAGGCTCCGGGCAAAAACAAAAACGGTCCTGGTGGTTGAAATGGCTGGGACGTTTGTTACAAAAGCGCTTATCAAAGCGCTTCGGTCATTTGAACCCCGATCAATATAATGGCGCATGCCTGCTAGGATTGCGGGGAACTGTAATCAAAAGCCATGGTGCAGCAAACCAGAGAGCGTTTGCGGTTGCTATTGAACAGGCAATGCAGACGGTACGGCGGCAGCTTCCCGACCGGATTGCCGCCCGTCTAGAAGCGGTATTACCCAAGAGTGACTAA
- the fabD gene encoding ACP S-malonyltransferase, giving the protein MTQFAMVFPGQGSQTVGMLAELAAEHAIVTETFAQASEALGYDLWQLTQQGPAEELNKTWQTQPALLTASVAIWRVWQQQGGKTPALMSGHSLGEYSALVCAGVLDFQQAVRLVELRGKLMQEAVPEGTGAMYAIIGLDNDAIAKACEESAQGQVVSPVNFNSPGQVVIAGNKDAVERAGVACKAAGAKRALPLPVSVPSHCALMEPAAKKLAVALESVTFNAPVIPVVNNVDASIETTPEAIRDALVRQLYCPVRWTDCVEFMASQGVESLLEVGPGKVLTGLTKRIVDTLTAAAVNDPASLSAAIEK; this is encoded by the coding sequence ATGACGCAATTTGCAATGGTGTTTCCCGGTCAGGGATCGCAGACGGTAGGTATGTTGGCTGAACTTGCGGCAGAACACGCCATCGTCACTGAAACGTTTGCTCAGGCTTCTGAAGCGTTAGGTTATGACTTATGGCAGCTCACTCAGCAAGGGCCGGCTGAAGAGTTGAATAAGACCTGGCAGACGCAGCCTGCGTTACTGACCGCTTCTGTTGCTATCTGGCGTGTCTGGCAGCAGCAGGGAGGAAAAACGCCTGCTCTGATGTCTGGTCATAGCCTTGGTGAATATTCCGCACTGGTTTGTGCTGGCGTTCTGGATTTCCAACAGGCTGTCCGTTTGGTTGAACTGCGTGGCAAACTGATGCAGGAAGCAGTACCGGAAGGAACGGGTGCGATGTATGCCATTATCGGGCTTGATAACGACGCCATTGCCAAAGCGTGTGAAGAATCCGCGCAGGGGCAGGTGGTCTCTCCGGTAAACTTCAACTCACCGGGTCAGGTGGTGATTGCGGGCAATAAGGACGCCGTTGAGCGTGCTGGTGTAGCGTGTAAAGCAGCTGGTGCGAAGCGTGCACTGCCGCTGCCTGTCAGCGTACCGTCACACTGTGCGTTGATGGAGCCAGCTGCGAAGAAACTCGCTGTTGCGCTGGAGTCCGTGACGTTTAACGCTCCGGTCATCCCGGTTGTCAATAATGTTGATGCCAGTATCGAAACAACACCAGAAGCGATTCGCGATGCGCTGGTACGCCAGCTTTATTGCCCAGTGCGCTGGACAGACTGTGTTGAGTTTATGGCCTCTCAGGGCGTTGAATCACTGTTAGAAGTCGGGCCGGGTAAAGTATTGACTGGCTTAACCAAACGAATCGTCGATACCCTGACAGCAGCTGCGGTGAACGATCCTGCTTCTCTATCAGCGGCGATTGAGAAATAA
- the rluC gene encoding 23S rRNA pseudouridine(955/2504/2580) synthase RluC — protein MKTDNPSVQFVTISADEAGQRVDNFLHTHLKGVPKSMVYRILRKGEVRINKKRVKPEYKLLDGDVIRIPPIRQAERDETPVSASLGKVAALAECIIYEDDYLLVLNKPSGTAVHGGSGLSFGVIEGLRALRPEARFLELVHRLDRDTSGVLLVAKKRSALRSLHEQLRLKGMQKDYLALVRGQWQSHCKVVQAPLLKNILQSGERVVRVNSEGKPSETRFKVEERFEHATLVRASPVTGRTHQIRVHTQYAGHPIAFDDRYGDREFDEQLVNTGLKRLFLHAQALRFEHPNTGETMRIEAPLDSGLRRCLQALRKTKA, from the coding sequence ATGAAAACAGATAATCCTTCAGTACAATTTGTGACGATCTCCGCAGATGAAGCGGGGCAGCGCGTCGATAACTTTTTGCATACCCACTTAAAGGGTGTGCCTAAAAGCATGGTTTACCGTATCTTGCGTAAAGGCGAGGTAAGGATAAATAAGAAACGGGTCAAGCCTGAGTATAAATTGCTCGACGGCGATGTAATTCGTATTCCGCCTATTCGACAGGCAGAACGTGATGAAACGCCTGTTTCTGCGAGTCTTGGTAAAGTGGCGGCGTTGGCCGAGTGCATTATTTACGAAGATGATTACCTGCTGGTGCTGAATAAGCCCTCGGGTACCGCCGTGCATGGCGGAAGCGGTCTGAGCTTCGGCGTGATTGAAGGGCTGCGTGCTTTACGCCCGGAAGCGCGCTTTCTGGAGCTGGTACACCGCCTCGATCGCGATACGTCAGGCGTTTTGCTAGTAGCAAAAAAACGCTCGGCTTTGCGTTCTCTGCATGAACAGCTGCGGCTAAAAGGCATGCAAAAAGATTACCTGGCGCTGGTTCGCGGACAATGGCAGTCCCACTGTAAGGTTGTTCAGGCGCCGCTGTTGAAAAACATTCTGCAAAGCGGTGAGCGCGTTGTGCGAGTTAACAGCGAAGGTAAGCCATCGGAAACGCGCTTTAAGGTGGAAGAGCGTTTTGAGCATGCGACTCTGGTGAGAGCAAGTCCCGTCACCGGACGTACGCATCAAATTCGTGTGCATACTCAGTATGCCGGGCATCCGATAGCATTTGACGACCGTTATGGCGATCGTGAATTCGATGAACAACTGGTGAACACCGGTTTAAAACGTCTGTTCCTGCATGCGCAGGCGCTGCGTTTTGAGCACCCAAATACCGGCGAGACGATGAGAATTGAAGCGCCGTTGGATAGCGGACTGCGTCGCTGTCTTCAGGCGTTGCGCAAGACAAAAGCATAA
- a CDS encoding beta-ketoacyl-ACP synthase III, whose amino-acid sequence MYTKIIGTGSYLPEQIRTNADLEKMVETTDEWIVTRTGIRERRIAAPDENVATMGYRAAQKALEMANVDPSEVGLLIVATTSSSHAFPSSACQIQQLLGIKDTIAFDLAAACAGFTYALSVADQYIKNGAVKYALVIGSDTLSRTLDPEDRGTLILFGDGAGAVLLTPSEQPGILSTHLHADGRYGELLALPHQDRNHADTPAYLTMAGNEVFKVAVTELAHIVEETLQAAQLDKSELDWLVPHQANLRIISATAKKLGMGMEKVVVTLDRHGNTSAASVPSALDEAVRDGRIKPGQLVLLEAFGGGFTWGSALVRF is encoded by the coding sequence ATGTATACAAAAATAATCGGAACGGGCAGCTACCTGCCTGAACAAATCAGGACGAACGCTGATTTAGAAAAGATGGTTGAAACGACGGACGAATGGATCGTCACACGTACTGGAATCCGTGAGCGCCGAATTGCTGCGCCGGATGAGAACGTTGCGACCATGGGATACCGTGCCGCGCAGAAAGCGCTGGAAATGGCAAATGTCGATCCTTCTGAAGTCGGTCTTCTGATTGTTGCTACAACATCATCAAGCCATGCTTTCCCGAGCTCTGCCTGCCAGATTCAGCAGCTGTTAGGGATCAAAGATACAATTGCCTTCGATCTGGCCGCTGCCTGTGCCGGTTTTACCTATGCACTGAGCGTTGCCGATCAATACATTAAAAATGGTGCGGTGAAATACGCACTGGTGATCGGTTCCGATACGCTGTCTCGGACATTGGATCCCGAAGATCGCGGCACGCTGATTTTATTCGGTGATGGTGCAGGCGCGGTACTGCTAACGCCATCAGAGCAGCCGGGTATTCTTTCTACTCATCTGCATGCCGATGGTCGCTATGGCGAACTGCTGGCGCTGCCGCATCAGGATCGTAACCATGCGGATACACCTGCTTACCTGACGATGGCGGGTAACGAAGTCTTTAAAGTGGCCGTGACTGAACTGGCACATATCGTTGAAGAAACGCTGCAAGCGGCTCAACTGGATAAAAGTGAATTAGACTGGCTGGTGCCTCATCAGGCTAACCTGCGAATCATCAGCGCCACGGCGAAAAAGCTGGGTATGGGGATGGAGAAGGTGGTTGTGACGCTGGATCGTCATGGTAATACCTCCGCAGCCTCCGTGCCTTCAGCGCTTGATGAAGCCGTGCGCGATGGGCGTATTAAACCAGGGCAACTGGTGCTGCTTGAAGCCTTCGGTGGCGGTTTTACCTGGGGCTCCGCGCTGGTTCGTTTTTAA
- the fabG gene encoding 3-oxoacyl-ACP reductase FabG, which yields MSFEGKIALVTGASRGIGRAIAETLVARGAKVIGTATSEKGAEAISGWLGENGKGYMLNVADAASVESVLAEIRAEFGEVDILINNAGITRDNLLMRMKDDEWHDILDTNLTSVFRMSKAVMRAMMKKRFGRIITIGSVVGTMGNAGQANYAAAKAGLIGFSKSLAREVASRGITVNVVAPGFIETDMTQALTEEQRAGILTQVPANRLGDAKEIASAVVFLASDEAAYITGETLHVNGGMYMI from the coding sequence ATGAGTTTTGAGGGGAAAATTGCACTGGTTACCGGTGCAAGCCGTGGTATAGGGCGTGCCATCGCCGAGACGTTGGTTGCCCGCGGGGCAAAAGTCATTGGTACCGCAACCAGCGAAAAAGGTGCAGAAGCGATTAGCGGCTGGCTGGGTGAGAACGGTAAAGGTTATATGCTGAATGTTGCTGATGCAGCATCAGTAGAAAGCGTATTGGCAGAAATTCGCGCGGAATTCGGGGAAGTTGATATCCTTATCAATAACGCGGGTATCACGCGTGATAACCTGCTGATGCGTATGAAAGATGATGAATGGCACGATATTCTGGATACCAATTTGACGTCGGTATTCCGTATGTCTAAAGCAGTGATGCGTGCCATGATGAAGAAACGTTTTGGCCGTATCATTACCATTGGTTCCGTTGTGGGAACGATGGGCAATGCAGGACAAGCTAACTACGCGGCAGCGAAGGCGGGGCTGATTGGGTTCAGCAAATCCCTCGCGCGTGAAGTGGCTTCTCGTGGTATTACGGTCAACGTCGTCGCACCTGGATTTATCGAAACAGATATGACTCAGGCATTGACAGAAGAACAGCGAGCAGGCATTTTGACGCAGGTTCCAGCTAACCGACTCGGTGATGCTAAAGAAATCGCCAGTGCTGTTGTATTTTTAGCCTCTGATGAAGCTGCTTACATTACTGGCGAAACATTGCATGTCAATGGCGGCATGTATATGATCTAA
- the rpmF gene encoding 50S ribosomal protein L32, translating to MAVQQNKPSRSKRGMRRSHDALTTSSVSVDKVSGETHLRHHITADGYYRGRKVIAK from the coding sequence ATGGCCGTACAACAAAACAAACCTAGCCGTTCCAAACGTGGTATGCGTCGTTCACACGATGCGCTGACTACCTCTTCTGTATCCGTAGATAAAGTTTCTGGCGAAACTCACCTGCGTCACCACATCACTGCGGATGGTTACTACCGCGGTCGCAAGGTCATTGCTAAGTAA
- the yceD gene encoding 23S rRNA accumulation protein YceD — MQKVKLPLTLDAVRTAQKRLDYVGIYSPEQVERVAESVVSVDSDVQASLSFNIDNQRLAVIDGNADVTVTLMCQRCGKPFEHQVHATFCFSPVVNDEQAEALPEAYEPIGVDEFGEVDLLAMIEDEIILMLPIAPVHDSEHCEVSEADMVFGQLPAEAEKPNPFAVLASLKRK; from the coding sequence ATGCAAAAGGTAAAATTACCCTTAACCCTTGATGCGGTCCGCACTGCTCAGAAGCGTTTAGATTATGTTGGTATCTATTCGCCAGAACAAGTAGAGCGTGTTGCCGAATCAGTGGTGAGTGTGGATAGTGATGTTCAGGCCTCTTTATCTTTCAATATTGATAATCAGCGTCTGGCAGTGATTGACGGTAACGCCGATGTTACGGTCACACTGATGTGTCAACGTTGCGGAAAGCCGTTTGAGCATCAGGTCCATGCGACATTCTGTTTTAGCCCGGTCGTCAATGATGAGCAGGCCGAAGCGTTACCGGAAGCGTATGAGCCGATCGGCGTTGATGAGTTTGGCGAAGTCGATCTGCTGGCAATGATTGAAGATGAAATTATTCTGATGTTGCCTATCGCCCCGGTGCATGATTCTGAACACTGTGAAGTGTCCGAAGCGGACATGGTGTTTGGTCAACTGCCTGCAGAGGCGGAAAAACCAAATCCGTTTGCCGTATTAGCCAGTTTAAAGCGTAAGTAA
- a CDS encoding nucleoside triphosphate pyrophosphatase, with protein sequence MQQIVLASTSPYRRALLEKLAIPFICASPDIDETPHPGESAVDLVIRLAESKARALAAHYPNHLIIGSDQVCVLGNAITGKPHNKDNATRQLKLASGKCVSFFTGLALFNSATQEIQSIAEPFDVHFRTLTETEIDGYLEKEQPWNCAGSFKSEGLGIALFERLSGRDPNTLIGLPLIALIQMLQKEGVNPLTA encoded by the coding sequence ATGCAGCAGATCGTTCTTGCCTCAACCTCACCGTATCGCCGGGCCTTATTGGAAAAGCTGGCGATCCCCTTTATTTGCGCGTCGCCAGACATCGATGAAACCCCGCATCCAGGTGAAAGCGCCGTCGATCTTGTGATCCGACTTGCCGAGAGCAAAGCCCGAGCGTTGGCTGCGCACTACCCCAATCACCTGATTATCGGCTCCGATCAGGTTTGCGTTCTGGGGAATGCCATTACGGGGAAACCACATAATAAGGATAATGCAACACGACAGTTAAAGCTCGCCAGCGGGAAATGCGTTTCCTTTTTTACCGGTTTAGCGCTTTTCAATAGTGCGACTCAGGAAATACAGAGCATCGCAGAGCCATTTGACGTGCATTTTAGAACGCTAACGGAAACGGAAATTGACGGCTATCTGGAGAAGGAGCAGCCGTGGAACTGCGCGGGCAGCTTCAAAAGCGAAGGGCTGGGCATTGCCCTTTTTGAGCGATTATCCGGGCGCGATCCTAATACGCTCATTGGGTTGCCGCTGATCGCGCTGATTCAGATGCTACAGAAGGAAGGCGTTAATCCTTTGACAGCGTAA